In the Mastacembelus armatus chromosome 16, fMasArm1.2, whole genome shotgun sequence genome, TTCTTCAATAATATGTCAGGACTGGGATTTTCTTTGACAATGTTAATGTTGGtatacctctttttttttttttttaaagtggcagCTGTAACTACCTAATCTCCCTGTCAGATTAATATAGTACTCGATCTAAATGGGCTCCTACAAAGTACTAAATTAAGGGTCATAATACAGTTCAATGAGAGTTTGCAGTTTTTGATTGATTCTTTTACTTACAGGTTATTTAATTTAGATTAGTGCATATAAATGGCAATCAATTCATTTCAAGTTAAATCTACAACATCTGTTGAAGGAACTGTACTTCTATAGTTAACTTCTACTGCCATCATGTGACCACTACACACCATAACAACTGATAGGTCAtcagtttcagtgtgtgtttgtgttcttctgtgtgtgtgttctgcgACATCTTGGGCTGGCATACTTACTCAGAGCATGGTAGATAGGCTTGTGTTTCCCCTGTAATCTAACAGAACACATGGTCGCGATCTTCCCAGGAGGCTGCATCCTGGCATCAATTAGGAACCAGGAGCGGGCGAAGGTCGCCCATTGCTGAaaggagatggagaaaaaaaaatattgctgaATAAACTGACTGAAATTGAGCAGCTTTAGATTTTATCTGAGACACAAGGAAGAacctttttgcattttctgcGACAAAAGGCCATTTCCACAGGTCACAGCATGAAAAACATCTGtacataataaaatgaatgatgtCCTACTGCAACACTAGACAATGCTCTTCCTACCACTACAATTTAAAATGTCCACTGTGAAAGATCAGTGGCTTTAGACTTAGTGTCTGGTTTTTGTTGTCTGGCCAGCAGTCACAAGCCCAAGGATGTAGAGCTCACAAtcactgaaaactaaaataaaaaagaaattaaaatattcagattcTGAAGCTGGTACCAAAAGAATCTCAATCTTAATCAAATAATTTTTTGGATGGTGCCTGAGGAAACGATGAAACTACTAAGTAAACCGAACTTAAGGGGCCCCAGAAAAACTTTTTGCCACAGTGTCATGCCCTGCTAAAGAAActacttttaaacattttgggACTTCATCAGAAAAAGACTCACTAAGTGTTAGCCCCGaaatttcccacaatgcttcAAACGCTAACATTATGGGGATGTTTcactagaaaaagaaaagtaggtTTAAATGCTTCTTGCAAACAGATCGTTAAACTATATAATAGCAGGAACTGTTGTGTTTCTTTGGCAGCTGAGGACATTTACTCCTTATCTGATAAAATGCCAATTTACAATCACATCGCACACCACGGCTAGCTCGTTAGCCACGCCAGCTAGCTCAATGCACATTAATAACACCAGCGTTTACACGAAACACTTGGTAAGCTAACAGTATTTGTGATGTGTAACATTACCTGGGCAGATCTGGAGAAACTTGACATTTCAACAGCACTAACAACACATCTTCAAAACATTTGACCCTCAACGTGATCACTCACGTTGAGTCCGGTTGTTAATGTAGCTCGGGAAAAACAAAATTTCGAACGTCGTAGTTCCGTGATACAGCTTTACCTATTTTAGCTCACATAGTAAAATATACAGTGATTTCACTTATGATACCTGTtagtaaacacaaacaacaacctttaaaaaaaacgcTTACACGTTTATGTAGAATAACACTATTTACCTATTTTGGCGTTGCACCTCGACGTAGTTTCCTCACTTCCTGTCTATGACAGAAGAGAGCGGGGAAATTTGACAGCGAACATAGCGACTGAATAACGTCGGGTTTGGTTTATTTTAGCCATTAGACAaaggataaaaaagaaaaagaagttatTGCTGACACATCGTGCCCTATAGACTCAGAATGAGAACTTTAGAGGAGGTGCAGGCTACCCTGCAGATCGCCAAGCTGAAAGAAGAAGATCTCCAGAAAACAATCCACTGTCTGTCTTTTGGGGAAAACGTTTCGTCTGCAGATTATTGCCTGATGGAGCTGGACGACACATTGTGCAAACACATAGAAGCCGGTAAAAGGTACGAGAGTAGTGTCAGCATACCTGCCTATTGGTGCTGAAATGTTGAGGTTCTACTTTATTCGGTTCTGTTGTCAAGATCGGATTAGTGGCATGGTTGGGTCAGATACAGACGTGATCAGtgaattttattaaaaagctaAACAACGAATTTATTATACGCTTCATAATGTCCCCAGAGCTCAATGTGGCATTttgacaaaatataaatgaggCACAAGATGAAGGGatgtaaatatgtgtaaatTTCATAATCATAACAAAAAATATctaatttctccttttttcagtCTGGTGATTCGGGGGGACAAGGATGAGCGTGCTGTGCTCTGCAGCGATGACAAAACCTATGATCTAAAAATTGCAGACACCTccaacctgctgctgtttgtgccaGGATGCAGCACACCTGACCAGCTAACACACAGCCAGGACAGCTCTCATCTGGTGCATGCTCAGGTATGGAACCAATTCACATATATACACCTAACTGCTGATTGTATTAAGGACCCCCATACACTAACACGTGCCTACTCTTGTTGTAGATCTGGGGATTTTGCAACAGCTACTGGGAACTGAGGAAACAGCGTCctaaactgaagaaaatgaagaagctTTTAATGGAGAATCCTTACACAGGGCCTGCATTAGGAGGGCAGGAGGAGAACACGGAGAACACGGTAGAACTGATTCTACAGTGACGATATTAATCCTAATATCCTGTAGACCTGAGCATACAGCTTTAGGGCATGATTGTTAAGTCTTTTAATAGTATCCTTGGACTAAGTCAACAAGCATGTGAGCCACGATGTACACAGATATTTATTCATGGTTAAAGTCATCATCTACCATCCATCATGTAGTAGGAGCTACTTTCATTTTCCTCAGATGCTGTAAAAAATATACTGATTTAACTCCCAAAATACACTAGTAGTTTCAAGAACATTTTgcattcatttgaatatttaaatgttttaagtgCCTCCTCTTTTTTGAATGTTAATGTGTAGTAAgtggttttctttgtgttcatgtgttgcCAGTACACAATGCAGGACCTACTGGAGAGGATTCAGGCGAGTGAAGAAGAGATAAAGACCCACCTAGAAACCATCCATGCCTGTCAGATAGATGGTAAATGGtgacatgtaaaaatataatttatatgtgGCGTATGTAATCTGAATGTTTCTATACTGAAATCAACCAAGAAGTAATTTTTAGTGCAGTACACAGTGGATGcttttgtaaatataatttctcagtttttctgtcctctctaTTCACTGGATAAACCTGCCAGATGTTTAAAGAGCATATCTTTGTTTCTTACAGGGTACTGGCGTGTCCTGGACTTTGACTACGAGATGAAGCTGCTCGGTCATGTGACTCAGCTGGTGGATTCTGAGTCGTGGCCCTTCAACAAGGTTCCCCTTCAAACCAGTTTGGAAGAGTTAGCGCCACTGGAGCCCACGTAAGTCAATATCTGTGATCGTCATACTGACCTGTACACATCTATAAGAGGAAAACCAAAATGTTCATTAATACTTTTTGCTGGCACAcgcaaagacaaaataaacaagtaACCTAATGTGTCTACATGTATCTGCTGAGTATATTTGCCCAGCACAGATTCAAACAATCTTTCTGTTATTATTTTCTCTAAACACACAGCGAGATGATCGAGCACTGTTTGAACTGCTACGGGAAATGTTACACTGAAAAtggtaaagaaaaacatgatgtTAAGATTTCATTAATAAATTTCTAGTAGAGGCTTCAATCACTCCGCATCTAAATagattaaaatgtcaaatgtctgtGTCCTCTCTCTATGCAGGCCAAGTGTTTTATGCTCTAGATGAGGATAAAGTCTGCCGGGGCAtggcactgctgctgctgcagaatgcTGTCAAGTTCAACCTGAGGGAGTTTCAGGAGGTCTGGCAGCAGAGCGTGCCAGAGGGCATGAGCACACGACTGGACCAGCTAAAGGTTAGACTGCACCTCTCATATATACTGCAGAGAAAATAGGAtcagtgagtttttttttttggggatGCTACACTTGCAGTTTGAGTTAGTATAAAGTGCAGATAGATTCACTTTCACTaaggtttgtgttttcagcatAATGTTCAAAATTTtggaaaagaaagggaagtTAGTCCACTGAATAAGTCAAGACTTACTACTTATAGCACAAATATACTacatgaaacacattttgtctTCTGAAGACAGCTCAACTGCCTCATAGCATATTgtttaattaatgaatgaataatggcACAAATGGTCTACACACTCGTTATAAAAGTCGTATAGCTAAAGCATGCAGGTAGAAATTTGACTGGCAAGATCATTGTGAGAATCTCACTCTcctgattaaataaaattaacagaCTTTTGTCTCAcatctcatttctttttcaaggcagtt is a window encoding:
- the dscc1 gene encoding sister chromatid cohesion protein DCC1, coding for MRTLEEVQATLQIAKLKEEDLQKTIHCLSFGENVSSADYCLMELDDTLCKHIEAGKSLVIRGDKDERAVLCSDDKTYDLKIADTSNLLLFVPGCSTPDQLTHSQDSSHLVHAQIWGFCNSYWELRKQRPKLKKMKKLLMENPYTGPALGGQEENTENTYTMQDLLERIQASEEEIKTHLETIHACQIDGYWRVLDFDYEMKLLGHVTQLVDSESWPFNKVPLQTSLEELAPLEPTEMIEHCLNCYGKCYTENGQVFYALDEDKVCRGMALLLLQNAVKFNLREFQEVWQQSVPEGMSTRLDQLKSVALVDRTSHPETICLLRVDDLPEDTLERFNHLFTLREKWTEEDITPYIQDLCGEKQTTGALLTKYARSSMQNGIKVFNSRRPVAT